The proteins below come from a single Triticum aestivum cultivar Chinese Spring chromosome 5D, IWGSC CS RefSeq v2.1, whole genome shotgun sequence genomic window:
- the LOC123121391 gene encoding serine-threonine kinase receptor-associated protein, producing MEKKKAAVPLVCHGHSRPVVDLFYSPVTPDGYFLISASKDSNPMLRNGETGDWIGTFEGHKGAVWSCCLDTNALRAASGSADFSAKVWDALTGDELHSFEHKHIVRACAFSKDTHLLLTGGMEKILRVYDLNKPDVAPKELDKSPGSVRTVAWLHNDQTILSSCTDTGGVRLWDVRSEKIVQTLETKGPVTSAEVSQDGRFITTADGSSVKFWDANHFGLVKSYDMSFIVESASLEPKSGSKFIAGGEDMWVHVFDFLTGEEITCNKGHHGPVHCVRFAPGGESYASGSEDGTIRIWQLSPPNVDAEEAVDTNGKPKAGAEEIACKIEGFHIAKEEKAGE from the exons ATGGAGAAGAAGAAGGCGGCGGTGCCGCTGGTCTGCCACGGCCACTCGCGGCCGGTCGTCGACCTGTTCTACAGCCCCGTCACGCCCGACGGCTACTTCCTCATCAGCGCCAGCAAGG ACTCAAATCCAATGCTTCGTAATGGTGAGACTGGAGATTGGATTGGGACTTTTGAAGGTCATAAAGGTGCTGTTTGGAGCTGTTGCCTTGACACAAATGCTCTGCGTGCTGCCTCTGGTTCTGCAGACTTTTCAGC TAAAGTATGGGATGCACTAACAGGTGATGAACTACATTCATTTGAACACAAGCATATAGTCCGTGCATGTGCCTTTTCTAAG GATACCCACCTGTTGCTTACTGGAGGTATGGAAAAGATTTTGCGTGTATATGATTTGAACAAACCAGATGTTGCTCCGAAAGAACTTGACAAATCACCTGGTTCTGTCCGAACTGTTGCTTGGCTTCATAATGACCAAACTATACTGAGTTCCTGCACTGATACGGGTGGAGTAAG GTTATGGGATGTGAGGAGTGAAAAAATTGTCCAAACTCTTGAAACCAAGGGACCTGTTACCAGTGCAGAAGTAAGCCAGGATGGCAGGTTCATCACCACAGCTGATGGCTCAAGTGTAAAATTTTGGGATGCTAATCA CTTTGGGCTTGTTAAAAGCTATGATATGTCGTTTATTGTGGAGTCAGCTTCACTTGAACCGAAGTCCGGGAGCAAATTCATTGCTGGAGGAGAAGATATGTGGGTTCATGTATTTGATTTCCTCACCGGTGAAGAAATAA CCTGTAACAAAGGGCATCATGGTCCAGTTCACTGCGTCCGGTTTGCACCTGGTGGCGAATCATACGCCTCAGGGTCGGAAGATGGTACTATTCGGATCTGGCAGCTGAGCCCACCTAACGTGGATGCTGAGGAGGCGGTCGATACAAATGGTAAACCCAAGGCTGGAGCAGAGGAGATTGCGTGTAAGATCGAAGGCTTCCACATtgccaaggaggagaaggccggggAGTAG